The Sporichthyaceae bacterium DNA window TGCGCCATCGGCCCGGGAGCAATCTCTTGCTCCCGGGCCCTATGTTGCCCGCATGACCGACAGGATCTGGACTCCTTCGCCGGCCCGTATCGAGAACTCCGCGCTGCGGGAGTACCTGACCTGGTTGGAGAAGCGCGAGGGCCGGACCTTCGACGACCACGACATCTTTCACGCGTGGTCGATCGAGGACGTGGATCGGTTTTGGGTTTCCCTCGTCGAGTACTACGACGTGCACTTCTCGGCGCCGTGGACCCGGGTGCGCACCACCGATCCGATGCCGCACACCCGCTGGTTCCCCGGCGGCCGGCTGAACTGGGCGGAGCAGTCGCTGCGGGCCGGGGCCGATGACGAGGTCGCCCTGCTGTGCCTGCGCGAGGGCGGGCACCCTGCGCGAGAGATCAGCCGCGGGGAACTGCGCCGGTCGGTGGCGGCGTTGGCCGGCTGGCTGCGCCGGGCCGGGGTGGCGCCCGGTGACCGGGTGGCCGCATACCTGCCGAACACCGAACACGCGGTGGTCGGAGTGCTGGCCGCGGCCGCGGTCGGTGCGGTGTGGGCGTGCTGCTCGCCGGACTTCGGTGCCGAGGGCACCATCGGCCGGCTGGCCCAGCTCGAGCCCACCGTGCTCATCGCGGCGGACGGCTACCACTGGAACGGCAAGGACATCGATCGCAGCGACGTGGTGGCACAACTGCGCGGCAATCTGCCGACGGTGCGTCAGTTCGTCCATGTGCCTTACCCATTCGACCGTCCGCACCCGAAAAATGCGGTGTCCTGGGACGAGCTGATGACCGGCGACGAACCGCTGACGTTCGAGCAGGTCGAGTTCTCCCACCCGCTGTGGGTGCTGTTCACCTCGGGCACCACCGGGCTGCCCAAGGGGCTGGCGCACTCGCAGGGCGGGATCACGCTGGAGGGCCTCAAGTGGGCCGGGCTGTACGGCGGTCTGCGCCCCGGCGAGCGGATCTTCACCTTCACCTCCACCGGCTGGGCGCTGTGGAACATGCAGATGTTCGCGATGTCCCGCGGCGCGACCATGGTGCTCTACGAGGGCAGCCCCGGCTTCCCGGCCGGCTCGATCTGGGAGGTCGCGGCGCGCACCAAGGCCGACATCATGGTCATCGGGGCCGCGGTGATCATGGCCGGCGCCAATCCCGGGGTCTCCCCGCAGGAGCAATGGGATCTGAGCCGGCTGCGCCACATTTTCGTCAGCGGCTCGGCGCTGCCCCCGGCCGGCTACCACTGGGTGATGGAGAATGTCAGCCCGGACATCCGGATCGACTCCACCAGCGGCGGCACCGACATCTCCGGCGCGTTCGTCGGCAGCAACGAGTACGCGCCCGTCCAGACGGGCCGCATCGGCGGGAAGCTTGCGGGCGTCGACTGCGCGGCCTGGGACGACGGCGGCAAGCCGGTCGTCGACACCGTCGGGGAACTCGTGGTCACCCAGCCCATGCCCTCGATGCCGGTCTATCTGTGGAACGACCCGGACAACGTCCGCTACACCGAGGCGTATTTCGACACCTGGCCCGGCGTATGGCGCCACGGTGACTGGACCACCATGCACTCCGACGGCAGCATCTCCATCCACGGTCGCTCGGACTCGACGCTGAACCGCCACGGCGTGCGATTGGGCAGCAGCGACTTCTACGACGTGCTGGAGACCATGCCGGAGATCACCGAGGCGCTGGTCATCGGCATCGACCTGCCCGGCGACGGGTACTGGCTGGGCCTGTTCGTGGTTCCCGCCGACGGGGTGACGGTGGACGACGAGCTGAAGCAGAAGATCGTCACCACGCTGCGTGCTCGTCTGACGGCCCGTCATGTCCCCGACGAGATCCTCGCGGCCCCCGCTGTGCCGCACACCCTGTCCGGCAAGAAACTCGAGGTGCCGATCAAGAAACTGCTGA harbors:
- a CDS encoding acetoacetate--CoA ligase; the encoded protein is MTDRIWTPSPARIENSALREYLTWLEKREGRTFDDHDIFHAWSIEDVDRFWVSLVEYYDVHFSAPWTRVRTTDPMPHTRWFPGGRLNWAEQSLRAGADDEVALLCLREGGHPAREISRGELRRSVAALAGWLRRAGVAPGDRVAAYLPNTEHAVVGVLAAAAVGAVWACCSPDFGAEGTIGRLAQLEPTVLIAADGYHWNGKDIDRSDVVAQLRGNLPTVRQFVHVPYPFDRPHPKNAVSWDELMTGDEPLTFEQVEFSHPLWVLFTSGTTGLPKGLAHSQGGITLEGLKWAGLYGGLRPGERIFTFTSTGWALWNMQMFAMSRGATMVLYEGSPGFPAGSIWEVAARTKADIMVIGAAVIMAGANPGVSPQEQWDLSRLRHIFVSGSALPPAGYHWVMENVSPDIRIDSTSGGTDISGAFVGSNEYAPVQTGRIGGKLAGVDCAAWDDGGKPVVDTVGELVVTQPMPSMPVYLWNDPDNVRYTEAYFDTWPGVWRHGDWTTMHSDGSISIHGRSDSTLNRHGVRLGSSDFYDVLETMPEITEALVIGIDLPGDGYWLGLFVVPADGVTVDDELKQKIVTTLRARLTARHVPDEILAAPAVPHTLSGKKLEVPIKKLLTGKPLEKAANIAAVDEPDALRWYAAFAAERLRSEPPGP